In Hyla sarda isolate aHylSar1 chromosome 9, aHylSar1.hap1, whole genome shotgun sequence, the following proteins share a genomic window:
- the PRRC2A gene encoding protein PRRC2A isoform X1, which produces MSERPGQTAKGKDGKKYSSLNLFDTYKGKSLEVQKPAVTTRHGLQSLGKVAIARRMPPPANLPSLKAENKGNDPNVSLVPKDGSGWASKQDTPEPKSTDVSPAAQPESQPQPASQTPASIQPKRPPVPQEPPQPAAAVVKTWAQASTTHGAQGDGGKASSRLSPFSREEFPTLQAAGDQDKSGHDQSTSAVSYGPGPSLRPQNVTSWRDGGGRGGLGPGSLDGESREPPSDAAHTPSSEPALRPGLPPPAPQQFPPYRGMLTPFMYPPYLPFPPPYGPQGAFRFHGPEAPRFPRLAPPRTSQSAPRMPEPVSRPSILKQDDLKEFDELDQEADDGWAGAHEEVDYTEKLQFSDDEDGKDTDSEEKRENQSPSTEKTAAPQDAVETTDSRKVSPTEEKPPQVKAAWSEAPRATEPLQAPAAGTATAQRAPTAHRGPTPENKEKPAAPLAAPMEDEDEAWRQRRKQSSSEISQAVERARRRREEEERRMEEERRAACAEKLKRLDMKRRTAPEEAEQPVASTRSGASEGTETPEHSPVVEPAPPVEAPPEPTVTPPQTPPEVPQVKGEQSPPPRQEPKQEPAPAVGRPQTTGPPQGGYSKFQKSLPPRFQRQQQEQLMKQWQQNREPTPPSPGGPPSSQALAAPSAQPSQKALYGGGSMGRTTPVPTPQPPPAPLPPPHVNYDPRWVMVPPFIDPRIMQGRPMDYYPPAAGVHPTGLMSRERSDSGGSGSDGYERHAPLIRERGTPPADSKLIWGGEMYNPPDARPMASPLRQNTEEEERDLRSETPPVRPLAPQQSQPAPYLGNFTTYQENVVGHRYPVDEQRSWHQQRNHQAAQQPHPAPSIEQRRSDPSPAQPTPASAPSTQPRRADDEPVILRREAAVAPPAPASLPDASSKVEVGSGRHKEDRKEMTKEETKPERQSGGRNEYHRPPRRESKTETRWGPRPGGGGRRQEENNTVTGGAPSQTSGHKRAGPIKRSVRKEESAARDHQDGKTSQTPVTATEALKPRQTNHSNREGEQSTGSPSRRRKEPVSIVNARGSPALVSSSRGRGRGEYFARGRGFRGAYSGRGRGGRGRSREFRGGYRRESPFYREEADTMGKPFPNAVERERNASETRSEGSEYEEVPKRRRQRGSETGSETEPVNSEKEAAKNGLSLQQHHHNHHHHTESSTVNPRHQEKGRDSGRGGRIFTPRGVPSRRGRGGSSSVPVSWNPLPRQQPLVSHPPAQPPIQPNKSERKNEKLMVPMSPPMLNDERVPPPPRRRRHGRSQQQDKPPRFRRLKQERENAARAGNGAGMLPPQQPIPTIQEQHQRPAQPEEERIIPRRGPKSPEPCNANSDQANEEWETASESSDFTEKKEKGGIPVQNGGLVVGPPASTVGRDQRKDLSKRSFSSQRPVMERQNRRPMHPGGQRSGRGGGGGRSGEKRSWPSPRNRGGRMNDDRPPPPVHLSHPPPNTSAVYRVDRVIHSDPAGIQQALSELGQRHGKAIAVKQNVELPSGRAQSRTDSLLAERAESVSNNFAVPAPKRNMRPRRAREDVPHEGMSMSAKVWTQRITGGHQLASLGSGVWNREQSKDRGKLRSSYPMDSWMDPLHSYEDTIHTEMSQSDSGVDLSSDSQLSSSSCSQRSSPDGGMKPEGGKRSGRSGTTGQPQHGRIPLVGHPPDPIGMERAQKSSSECPGVTSTTSCLSSPPPSPSSKGPCVSSDGTKQGRDAQGTASQPPCVTGSSTQSWDLPPSLATVEPHMDPRQLNLSPAHPEGTRSQLPDDRSQRVYPNQYYQVDVHVTSTGSGYRPGTPSLQPYRSQPLYLHAAPSPGSAPALLPTSALLSGIALKGQYLEFNDLSKMPAGSLLYQAPTFLYSGHYCPAQVSTDQQQQMLQVRQDMASASDYYSTTLHHAGQSGYLTTAPTQQVLLSMVDTQLPIMGFGSLSSAAPQPSLVPVGQTLQPLHQLSAAGRALSHNVRNECPALSADMKQHEDQRSVAEASMPVSGGRAKPPHSSYGAARAQRFEVYQQGVVPDTSRWTPRSWDRPQTRDGNSQNTRDSRSEGSTASRNP; this is translated from the exons CCCCCCCAACCAGCCGCCGCCGTGGTAAAGACCTGGGCACAGGCCAGTACCACACATGGAGCACAAGGAGATG GTGGAAAGGCATCAAGCCGACTGTCGCCATTCTCTCGAGAGGAATTTCCAACCCTGCAGGCGGCTGGGGACCAGGACAAAAGTGGGCACGACCAGAGCACCTCCGCTGTGTCGTATGGGCCCGGACCAAGCCTCCGCCCCCAGA ATGTAACCAGCTGGAGGGacgggggtgggaggggggggctTGGTCCAGGCTCACTGGATGGTGAGAGCCGCGAGCCTCCCTCTGATGCGGCACACACCCCCAGCAGTGAGCCAGCCCTCCGGCCGGGGCTGCCTCCCCCTGCTCCCCAACAGTTCCCTCCATATCGGGGGATGCTTACACCATTT ATGTATCCCCCGTACTTGCCCTTCCCTCCTCCGTATGGGCCACAAGGAGCCTTTCGTTTTCATGGCCCTGAAGCTCCCAG GTTCCCACGTCTGGCTCCTCCACGTACCTCGCAGAGTGCTCCTAGGATGCCTGAACCTGTGAGTCGCCCATCTATCTTGAAGCAAGATGATCTGAAAGAATTTGATGAACTAGATCAAGAAGCAGATGATGGATGGGCAG GAGCACATGAAGAGGTCGATTACACTGAAAAACTACAGTTCAGTGATGATGAGGATGGGAAGGACACAGACAGCGAAGAAAAAAG GGAGAATCAGTCTCCCAGCACAGAAAAGACAGCTGCTCCTCAGGATGCTGTGGAGACCACAGATTCAAGGAAGGTCTCCCCTACTGAAGAGAAACCTCCTCAAGTCAAGGCAGCATGGTCAGAGGCGCCCCGGGCTACAGAACCTCTGCAGGCACCTGCTGCCGGTACTGCAACTGCTCAGAGGGCACCGACTGCACATCGGGGACCTACCCCGGAAAATAAG GAAAAGCCAGCGGCACCTTTAGCTGCACCCATGGAAGATGAGGACGAGGCATGGCGTCAGCGTAGAAAACAGTCGTCCTCTGAAATCTCTCAAGCGGTGGAGCGTGCAAGgagaagaagagaagaggaggaacGCAGGATGGAAGAGGAGAGGAGAGCTGCTTGTGCAGAGAAGCTCAAACGCCTGGATATGAAGCGACGAACAGCCCCAGAAGAGGCAGAACAACCTGTGGCCAGTACAAGGAGTGGGGCCAGCGAGGGGACAGAGACTCCAGAACATTCTCCTG TGGTGGAACCAGCTCCACCTGTAGAAGCTCCTCCAGAGCCCACTGTAACTCCACCTCAAACTCCTCCTGAAGTTCCTCAGGTTAAAGGAGAACAGAGCCCCCCACCCAGACAAGAGCCTAAACAAGAGCCAGCGCCAGCTGTGGGCCGGCCACAGACTACAGGGCCCCCCCAGGGAGGATACAGCAAGTTTCAGAAAAGTCTGCCTCCCCGTTTCCAGCGTCAGCAGCAG GAGCAGCTAATGAAGCAGTGGCAGCAGAATAGGGAACCCACTCCTCCTTCCCCGGGTGGACCACCTTCCTCACAGGCTCTCGCAGCACCTTCAGCTCAGCCATCTCAGAAAGCCCTCTATGGTGGAGGATCCATGGGAAGGACAACACCTGTGCCTACCCCTCAACCACCACCTGCCCCTCTGCCACCACCTCATGTTAATTATGATCCTCGCTGGGTGATGGTGCCACCGTTCATTGATCCACGCATCATGCAGGGGAGGCCCATGGATTATTACCCCCCAGCTGCAGGCGTGCACCCTACAG GACTGATGTCCCGGGAGCGATCAGATAGTGGGGGTTCAGGGTCTGATGGATATGAGCGCCATGCACCACTGATCAGAGAACGAGGAACTCCTCCAGCAGACTCCAAACTAATCTGGGGTGGAGAGATGTACAACCCTCCAGATGCACGTCCGATGGCATCTCCTCTGAGGCAGAATACAGAAGAGGAGGAAAGGGATCTGAG AAGTGAAACTCCACCTGTTCGTCCTCTTGCTCCCCAGCAGTCTCAGCCTGCACCTTACTTGGGCAATTTTACTACTTATCAAGAAAATGTTGTTGGGCACCGGTATCCGGTAGATGAGCAGCGATCATGGCACCAGCAACGGAACCACCAGGCTGCCCAGCAGCCACACCCTGCTCCTTCCATCGAGCAGAGACGTTCAGATCCTTCTCCTGCTCAGCCTACTCCGGCGTCTGCTCCTTCCACACAGCCCCGTCGAGCAGATGATGAACCAGTTATACTCCGCAGAGAAGCAGCTGTTGCTCCTCCAGCTCCCGCATCCCTGCCAGATGCCTCTTCAAAAGTGGAAGTCGGTAGTGGACGAcacaaggaggacaggaaagaaaTGACCAAAGAGGAGACAAAACCTGAAAGACAAAGTGGCGGCAGGAATGAGTATCACAGACCACCTCGTCGTGAATCCAAGACTGAAACACGCTGGGGGCCCAGGCCTGGAGGTGGGGGCCGGAGACAGGAGGAAAATAATACAGTTACAGGCGGAGCGCCATCTCAGACATCTGGTCACAAACGTGCAGGTCCTATCAAGAGGAGTGTTAGAAAAGAGGAGTCTGCTGCCAGAGATCACCAGGACGGTAAGACGAGTCAGACACCGGTAACAGCAACAGAGGCTCTAAAGCCCAGACAGACCAATCATTCTAATAGAGAGGGAGAACAATCCACCGGGTCTCCTTCACGTAGAAGGAAGGAACCTGTAAGCATTGTCAATGCTCGAGGCTCCCCTGCACTTGTCTCATCATCTCGTGGACGTGGCAGAGGGGAATATTTCGCAAGGGGACGAGGTTTTCGCGGGGCATACAGTGGCCGTGGACGTGGTGGCAGAGGCCGGAGTCGTGAGTTTCGTGGTGGCTACAGGAGAGAAAGCCCCTTCTATAGAGAGGAGGCTGATACGATGGGTAAGCCGTTCCCAAATGCTGTTGAACGGGAACGTAATGCCAGTGAAACAAGAAGTGAAGGTTCAGAGTATGAAGAAGTTCCCAAAAGAAGACGGCAGCGTGGTTCTGAAACTGGAAGCGAAACGGAGCCGGTCAACTCTGAAAAAGAGGCAGCAAAGAATGGACTTTCCCTGCAGCAGCATcaccacaaccaccaccaccacactgaATCTTCTACCGTTAATCCTCGACACCAAGAAAAGGGTCGGGACTCTGGTAGAGGGGGTCGTATTTTCACTCCTAGGGGAGTTCCCTCTAGAAGGGGAAGAGGAGGATCCTCTAGTGTACCGGTGTCCTGGAATCCACTCCCCAGGCAGCAGCCACTTGTATCGCACCCTCCTGCACAGCCACCAATTCAGCCTAACAAGTCTGAGAGGAAAAATGAGAAGTTGATGGTGCCAATGAGTCCCCCAATGCTCAATGATGAAAGGGTTCCTCCTCCACCCAGGAGAAGACGGCACGGGCGATCGCAGCAGCAGGACAAACCTCCACGCTTCCGGAGGCTGAAGCAGGAGAGGGAGAATGCTGCCCGAGCTGGAAATGGGGCTGGCATGCTGCCACCCCAGCAGCCCATACCCACAATCCAGGAACAGCACCAGCGTCCAGCACAGCCTGAGGAGGAGCGCATCATACCCAGACGGGGACCCAAGTCACCAGAGCCATGCAATGCCAACTCTGACCAGGCGAATGAGGAGTGGGAGACTGCATCTGAAAGCAGCGACTTcacagagaaaaaagaaaagggcGGCATTCCTGTCCAAAATGGAGGATTAGTTGTTGGCCCCCCTGCTTCTACCGTAGGAAGAGACCAAAGAAAAGATCTGTCAAAGAGAAGCTTCTCCAGCCAAAGACCGGTCATGGAGAGACAAAACCGTCGACCCATGCATCCTGGTGGACAGAGATCTGGACGGGGTGGAGGAGGCGGCAGGTCTGGAGAGAAAAGAAGCTGGCCCTCTCCACGAAACAGAGG TGGCCGGATGAACGATGATCGTCCTCCTCCACCTGTACATCTGTCTCATCCACCTCCTAACACAAGCGCGGTCTATCGGGTGGACCGGGTGATTCACAGTGATCCTGCAGGTATACAACAGGCGCTCAGTGAACTAGGGCAACGACACGGCAAAGCCATAGCTGTCAAACAGAACGTGGAACTTCCAAGTGGCCGCGCTCAGTCAAGAACAG ATTCTCTCCTCGCCGAGCGCGCTGAATCAGTTAGCAACAATTTTGCAGTTCCCGCACCAAAACGAAATATGCGGCCTCGACGAGCACGAGAG gATGTACCTCATGAAGGGATGTCCATGTCTGCCAAGGTGTGGACACAGCGCATCACTGGAGGCCATCAGTTAGCCTCACTTGGTTCAGGGGTCTGGAACAGAGAGCAGAGCA AAGATAGAGGTAAGCTCCGCTCCTCTTACCCAATGGATTCCTGGATGGACCCTCTGCATTCTTACGAGGACACCATTCATACTGAG ATGAGTCAGTCGGACAGCGGAGTGGATCTAAGCAGTGATTCCCAGCTCTCCTCCAGCAGCTGTAGTCAGCGTAGCTCCCCTGATGGAGGAATGAAGCCTGAAGGAGGCAAGAGATCAGGAAGGTCTGGGACTACAGGTCAACCACAGCATGGACGAATTCCG ttGGTAGGACATCCCCCTGATCCAATTGGAATGGAGCGGGCCCAGAAGTCCTCCTCCGAATGTCCTGGTGTGACCAGCACCACCTCCTGCCTCTCTTCGCCTCCTCCATCCCCTAGTTCTAAG GGGCCGTGTGTTTCCTCTGATGGCACCAAGCAGGGCAGAGACGCACAAGGCACAGCAAGCCAGCCTCCCTGCGTG ACAGGCTCCTCAACACAGTCCTGGGATCTCCCTCCCAGCTTGGCTACGGTTGAACCCCACATGGACCCTCGACAGCTCAACTTGTCACCTGCCCACCCAGAGGGAACCAGATCGCAACTGCCAG ATGACCGAAGTCAGAGAGTGTATCCAAACCAATACTACCAG GTGGATGTCCATGTCACAAGCACGGGCAGTGGGTACAGACCTGGGACCCCTTCTCTGCAGCCCTACAG ATCCCAGCCTCTGTACCTGCATGCTGCTCCGTCTCCAGGTTCAGCTCCTGCTCTGCTGCCGACATCCGCTCTTCTCTCTGGCATCGCCCTTAAAGGCCAGTACTTGGAGTTCAACGACTTGAGCAAAATGCCTGCAGGCAGCTTACTGTACCAGGCACCCACGTTCCTCTACAGCGGCCATTACTGCCCAGCACAAGTCAGTACTGACCAACAACAGCAGATGTTGCAG GTCAGGCAGGATATGGCGTCTGCATCCGATTACTACTCTACTACTCTTCATCATGCTGGACAGAGCGGATACCTCACAACCGCTCCCACCCAGCAG GTTCTTCTTTCAATGGTGGACACCCAGCTCCCAATAATGGGATTTGGATCCCTGTCATCTGCAGCTCCGCAGCCCTCACTCGTCCCAGTAGGTCAAACACTGCAGCCGCTTCACCAGCTCTCTGCCGCGGGCCGAGCACTTTCGCACAATGTCCGAAATGAG TGTCCTGCACTTTCGGCTGACATGAAGCAGCATGAAGATCAGAGAAGTGTAGCGGAAGCGTCTATGCCAGTATcaggaggaag GGCAAAACCTCCACATTCAAGTTACGGAGCTGCCAGAGCTCAGCGCTTTGAGGTTTATCAGCAG GGGGTCGTTCCTGACACTTCACGCTGGACTCCGAGATCCTGGGACAGACCACAGACTCGAGATGGCAATTCCCAGAATACAAGAGATTCCCGCAGTGAGGGGAGCACAGCGTCTCGCAACCCC